In Methylobacterium aquaticum, the following are encoded in one genomic region:
- a CDS encoding carbonic anhydrase — protein sequence MDNIVQGFTQFREQVFPSQRSVYQRLVHDGQKPKALVISCADSRVVPELITQAGPGELFVTRNVGNIVPPFATMLGGVTAAVEYAVMALGVRDIVICGHSDCGAMKGLLTPGLAEKMPNVGAWLRHGEAARKIVCDAYPDDIDDKRRLHALAMENVLVQLNHLRTHPAVASALASGQLTLHGWLFEIETGHLLVYDGEAGRFVVLAEEDELPVAETSSAPRLAASGVGTPEVRAAE from the coding sequence ATGGACAATATCGTTCAGGGTTTCACGCAGTTCCGCGAGCAGGTGTTTCCGAGCCAGCGCTCCGTCTATCAGCGCCTCGTCCATGACGGCCAGAAGCCGAAGGCCCTGGTGATCTCCTGCGCCGATTCGCGCGTCGTGCCGGAGCTGATCACCCAGGCGGGTCCGGGCGAGCTGTTCGTCACCCGCAACGTCGGCAACATCGTGCCCCCCTTCGCCACCATGCTGGGCGGCGTGACCGCGGCGGTCGAGTATGCCGTGATGGCGCTCGGCGTGCGCGACATCGTGATCTGCGGCCACTCGGATTGCGGCGCCATGAAGGGCCTGCTCACGCCGGGCCTCGCCGAGAAGATGCCGAATGTCGGCGCCTGGCTGCGCCACGGCGAGGCGGCCCGCAAGATCGTCTGCGACGCCTATCCCGACGACATCGACGACAAGCGCCGCCTCCACGCCCTGGCGATGGAGAACGTGCTGGTGCAGCTCAACCACCTGCGCACCCATCCGGCGGTGGCGAGCGCGCTCGCCTCGGGCCAGCTCACCCTGCACGGCTGGCTGTTCGAGATCGAGACCGGCCACCTGCTGGTCTATGACGGCGAGGCCGGGCGCTTCGTGGTCCTGGCCGAGGAGGACGAGCTGCCGGTGGCCGAGACCTCGTCCGCGCCGCGGCTCGCCGCCTCCGGCGTGGGAACACCCGAGGTCCGCGCGGCCGAGTAA
- a CDS encoding GGDEF domain-containing protein, translating into MAAGIPAEFDETGRLDWLLRFDAPTDARYEADHGRERTTALRQLILVGLIFYNIYNFTAIWLMPDIFELSVVVRLLVVTPASLALAWMLSRNGSAMREMLVLGGLIGSMVMPMLLFWLTTAPLGVFTFGESILVVIYGNLLLALRFRHALVFTAFAFLFATLAVCTKNGLDPELQLALPVQYGTGCVFSLYANFRMERQRCIEYLRVLAAQSVSEAAEAARERYQGLSHTDALTGLPNRRLLDETTEEWCAGERAVALLMIDIDHFKPFNDTLGHPQGDACLCRVAALFATFVPGPETVTGIQPDILAARFGGEEFTFALRDAGAPEAVRFAAALVRAVAALDIPHPSRPDGVGIVTISVGVALKDAGAPGSRQALFAEADQALYRAKRRGRNGYALAEGNGAVAAIPSVSVIANIA; encoded by the coding sequence TTGGCTGCCGGCATTCCCGCAGAGTTCGACGAGACCGGCCGCCTGGACTGGCTGCTGCGCTTCGATGCCCCGACCGACGCGCGATACGAGGCGGATCATGGCCGGGAGCGGACGACCGCCCTGCGGCAGCTCATCCTGGTCGGGCTGATCTTCTACAACATCTACAACTTCACCGCCATCTGGCTCATGCCGGACATCTTCGAGCTGAGCGTCGTGGTCCGCCTGCTCGTGGTGACGCCGGCCTCGCTCGCCCTGGCCTGGATGCTGTCGCGGAACGGATCGGCGATGCGCGAGATGCTCGTGCTCGGCGGCCTGATCGGCTCCATGGTGATGCCGATGCTGCTGTTCTGGCTGACCACGGCCCCGCTCGGCGTCTTCACGTTCGGTGAGTCGATCCTGGTCGTCATCTACGGCAATCTGTTGCTGGCACTCCGCTTTCGTCACGCGCTGGTCTTCACGGCGTTCGCGTTCCTGTTCGCGACGCTGGCCGTGTGCACGAAGAACGGGCTCGATCCCGAATTGCAGCTCGCCTTGCCGGTCCAGTACGGGACGGGCTGCGTGTTCTCCCTCTACGCGAACTTCCGCATGGAACGGCAGCGCTGCATCGAATATCTTCGTGTGCTTGCTGCGCAATCCGTCTCCGAGGCGGCGGAGGCGGCGCGGGAGCGCTACCAGGGCCTGTCGCATACCGATGCCCTGACCGGCCTGCCGAACCGCCGCCTCCTCGACGAGACCACCGAGGAGTGGTGCGCCGGCGAGCGCGCCGTCGCCCTGCTGATGATCGACATCGATCACTTCAAGCCGTTCAACGACACGTTGGGGCACCCGCAGGGCGATGCCTGCCTGTGCCGCGTGGCGGCCCTGTTCGCCACCTTCGTGCCGGGACCCGAGACGGTGACCGGGATCCAGCCCGACATCCTGGCCGCCCGCTTCGGGGGCGAGGAATTCACCTTCGCCCTGCGCGATGCCGGAGCGCCGGAGGCGGTCCGGTTCGCCGCCGCCCTGGTGCGCGCCGTCGCGGCGCTCGACATCCCCCATCCGAGCCGTCCGGACGGCGTCGGAATCGTCACGATCAGCGTCGGCGTCGCGCTGAAGGATGCAGGCGCCCCCGGGTCTCGGCAGGCGCTGTTCGCGGAGGCCGACCAGGCGCTCTACCGGGCCAAGAGACGGGGACGGAACGGCTACGCCCTGGCGGAGGGCAACGGCGCGGTGGCGGCGATCCCGTCGGTGTCGGTGATCGCCAACATCGCCTAA
- a CDS encoding multidrug effflux MFS transporter, with protein sequence MALMMGLTAVTIDSFLPAFPAIQHDFSVQDPNRLQLLVYVYMLGFGTAQLVYGPVSDGTGRRPALIAGIGIYLAGSVLAMLAPSFEVLLLARAIQGVGGAAGRVLAVAIVRDRYEGRDMARVMSFCMMVFLIVPILAPSLGSLVLFAGSWRMIFGLMLALALVTLAWFGTRLPETLHPAFRRPVSARAIGAGIAVTVRTRASLGYATALGLTTGCIMGYVGSAQAVFDTGLYHLGALFPVAFALIAGAMGVATLINARLVRRLGMRRLAHGGTIGLFLAACLQLALVLAFSGTPPLWLLIVTLAACQFLMSFAMPNFNALAMEPLAAIAGTASSFLGFYTTLLAAFCGLVVGQSFDGTVTPLALGYCALSGFALATVLWTERGRLFAR encoded by the coding sequence ATGGCGCTGATGATGGGCCTGACCGCCGTCACCATCGACAGCTTCCTGCCGGCCTTCCCGGCGATCCAGCACGATTTTTCGGTCCAGGACCCCAACCGGCTGCAGCTCCTGGTCTATGTCTACATGCTGGGCTTCGGCACCGCCCAGCTCGTCTACGGCCCGGTCTCGGACGGGACCGGGCGGCGCCCGGCCCTGATCGCGGGCATCGGCATCTATCTCGCCGGCAGCGTGCTCGCCATGCTGGCGCCGAGCTTCGAGGTGCTGCTGCTGGCCCGCGCGATCCAGGGCGTCGGGGGAGCGGCGGGCCGCGTGCTCGCGGTGGCGATCGTGCGCGACCGCTACGAGGGGCGCGACATGGCCCGGGTCATGTCGTTCTGCATGATGGTGTTTCTCATCGTGCCGATTCTGGCGCCCTCGCTCGGCAGCCTCGTCCTGTTCGCCGGCAGCTGGCGGATGATCTTCGGCCTGATGCTGGCGCTCGCCCTCGTCACCCTGGCGTGGTTCGGCACCCGCCTGCCCGAGACCCTGCACCCGGCCTTCCGCCGGCCGGTCTCGGCCCGGGCGATCGGGGCGGGCATCGCCGTCACGGTGCGGACCCGGGCCTCCCTCGGCTACGCCACGGCGCTCGGCCTCACCACCGGCTGCATCATGGGCTATGTCGGTTCGGCGCAGGCCGTCTTCGATACCGGGCTCTACCATCTCGGGGCCCTGTTCCCGGTCGCCTTCGCGCTGATCGCCGGGGCGATGGGCGTGGCGACGCTGATCAATGCCCGCCTCGTGCGCCGCCTCGGCATGCGGCGGCTGGCCCATGGCGGCACAATCGGGCTGTTCCTCGCCGCCTGCCTCCAGCTCGCGCTCGTCCTGGCCTTTTCCGGGACGCCGCCGCTCTGGCTTCTCATCGTCACCCTGGCGGCGTGCCAGTTCCTGATGAGCTTCGCGATGCCGAACTTCAACGCCCTGGCGATGGAGCCCCTGGCGGCGATCGCCGGCACCGCCTCCTCGTTCCTCGGCTTCTACACCACGCTGCTCGCGGCCTTCTGCGGCCTCGTCGTCGGACAGTCCTTCGACGGCACGGTCACGCCGCTCGCACTCGGCTATTGCGCCTTGAGCGGATTCGCCCTTGCCACGGTGCTGTGGACCGAGCGCGGCCGGCTGTTCGCCCGGTAG
- a CDS encoding DoxX family membrane protein has protein sequence MAARNDGILLAGRLLLAAALLPAAIGRALNPSGFALTLAGTGMPYPNAVATASVVIGIFGPLLVLLGLLPRLVGLGLALHAVVAGLLLHRFWEFSGAVARIEQELFLAQLGLAAGFVLYAVTGPGGWSWQGWWHGSERGTAPVAKDPAPRESAPKPPRKRAAAPRGPRPAKAAA, from the coding sequence ATGGCTGCGCGCAACGATGGAATCCTGCTCGCCGGACGGCTGCTCCTTGCCGCCGCCCTGCTGCCGGCGGCGATCGGGCGGGCGCTCAACCCCTCGGGCTTCGCCCTCACGCTCGCCGGAACCGGCATGCCGTACCCGAACGCCGTCGCGACGGCCTCGGTGGTGATCGGCATCTTCGGCCCGCTGCTCGTCCTGCTCGGGCTGCTGCCGCGCCTCGTCGGCCTCGGTCTCGCCCTCCACGCCGTGGTGGCGGGCCTGCTGCTGCACCGGTTCTGGGAGTTCTCCGGCGCCGTCGCCCGGATCGAGCAGGAGCTGTTTCTCGCCCAGCTCGGCCTCGCCGCCGGCTTCGTGCTCTATGCCGTCACGGGGCCGGGCGGCTGGAGCTGGCAGGGCTGGTGGCACGGGAGCGAGCGCGGGACCGCACCGGTGGCCAAGGATCCGGCTCCCAGGGAGTCGGCTCCGAAGCCGCCCCGCAAGCGGGCCGCCGCGCCCCGCGGGCCCCGCCCGGCCAAGGCCGCGGCCTGA
- a CDS encoding PAS domain-containing protein, whose product MDREAIGTESIHATLDALLNLPPLRKSPQLSAFLSYVVRESLAGRGSLLKSYTIATDALGRSTSFDPATDAIVRVEARRLRQVLQQIYADPACALDVRIDLPLGRYEPSFRQIAPASGPSSPAGSREPALSGMQESEQRYRALVEASAAVEWRSGPDGGLIQTFGLNSRTGLSDAELSGFGWLDALHPGDRGAVEALWRACCQSGTPLDATYRVRHVGGQYRWMLGRAVPLESAEGTIREWVGTMADIDEQIRAAEALRTSEERLRLAVAAAGMMTWDVDVATREVTCSEFGANLMGVTTGSLDELFLAMVVPDDLPAVLASLEPALRGEGTYDAQYRIVHEDGIRWISARGSLMTSSDGRPRLIGVACDISGRYVDSHPAEERRLSA is encoded by the coding sequence ATGGATCGGGAAGCGATCGGAACGGAAAGCATCCACGCGACCCTGGACGCCCTGCTCAACCTGCCCCCCTTGAGGAAATCGCCGCAGCTCTCCGCCTTCCTGTCCTACGTCGTGCGCGAGAGCCTGGCGGGACGCGGCAGCCTGCTCAAGTCCTATACCATCGCGACCGACGCGCTGGGCCGCTCGACCAGCTTCGATCCGGCGACGGACGCGATCGTGCGGGTCGAGGCCCGGCGCCTGCGCCAGGTGCTGCAGCAGATCTACGCCGACCCCGCCTGCGCGCTCGACGTGCGCATCGACCTGCCGCTGGGCCGCTACGAGCCGAGCTTCCGGCAGATCGCCCCGGCGTCGGGACCATCCTCGCCAGCCGGCTCGCGGGAGCCGGCGTTGAGCGGCATGCAGGAGAGCGAGCAGCGCTATCGCGCGCTGGTCGAGGCGAGCGCGGCGGTGGAGTGGCGGTCGGGCCCCGACGGCGGCCTGATCCAGACCTTCGGCCTGAATTCGCGCACCGGCCTGAGCGATGCCGAGCTTTCCGGTTTCGGCTGGCTCGACGCCCTGCATCCGGGGGATCGCGGCGCGGTCGAGGCCCTGTGGCGCGCCTGCTGCCAGAGCGGCACGCCGCTGGACGCGACCTACCGGGTACGCCACGTCGGCGGCCAATACCGCTGGATGCTCGGCCGCGCGGTGCCGCTCGAGAGCGCCGAGGGCACGATCCGGGAATGGGTCGGCACCATGGCCGACATCGACGAGCAGATCCGCGCCGCCGAGGCCCTGCGCACCAGCGAGGAACGGTTGCGCCTCGCCGTCGCGGCGGCCGGTATGATGACCTGGGACGTCGACGTGGCGACCCGGGAGGTCACCTGCTCGGAATTCGGCGCGAACCTGATGGGCGTGACGACGGGATCGCTCGACGAGCTCTTCCTGGCGATGGTGGTGCCGGACGATCTGCCGGCCGTCCTCGCCAGCCTCGAGCCCGCCCTGCGGGGCGAGGGCACCTACGACGCGCAGTACCGCATCGTCCACGAGGACGGCATCCGCTGGATCTCGGCCCGCGGCAGCCTGATGACCTCCTCCGACGGCCGCCCCCGGCTGATCGGCGTCGCCTGCGACATCTCCGGCCGCTACGTCGATTCGCACCCCGCCGAGGAGCGGCGGTTGTCGGCCTGA
- a CDS encoding response regulator → MTQPTPPVALIADDDDFFRLAVVAILTRNFGFSEVVETGSLDAAVDQLSTRRGAVTLALFDLAMPGMEGPGSLSAVRECFPAVKVAVVSASTERNKILTALEVGVHGYIPKGIGSAELTRAVGMVLDGQVFVPASLAVLDGAGPRPALESRSPAFDGRPDGRQDGRQLRIPDLTPRQRDVLALLVEGRSNKEIARRLQLGEGTVKVHMAALLRSLGVQNRAAAAVVGARLLAD, encoded by the coding sequence ATGACCCAACCGACTCCGCCAGTCGCCCTGATCGCGGATGACGACGATTTCTTCCGCCTCGCCGTGGTGGCGATCCTGACCCGCAACTTCGGCTTCTCCGAGGTCGTCGAGACCGGTTCCCTCGACGCCGCCGTCGATCAGCTCTCGACCCGCCGGGGCGCCGTGACCCTGGCGCTGTTCGACCTGGCGATGCCCGGAATGGAGGGCCCCGGCAGCCTGAGCGCGGTGCGCGAATGCTTCCCGGCCGTGAAGGTGGCGGTGGTCTCGGCCTCGACGGAGCGCAACAAGATCCTCACCGCCCTCGAGGTCGGGGTCCACGGCTACATCCCGAAGGGGATCGGCTCGGCCGAGCTGACCCGGGCCGTCGGCATGGTCCTCGACGGCCAGGTCTTCGTGCCGGCCTCCCTGGCGGTGCTCGACGGGGCGGGCCCGCGCCCGGCGCTCGAGTCGCGGAGTCCCGCCTTCGACGGACGTCCGGACGGGCGGCAGGACGGGCGCCAGCTCCGCATCCCCGACCTGACGCCGCGCCAGCGCGACGTGCTGGCGCTCCTGGTCGAGGGACGCTCGAACAAGGAGATCGCCCGGCGGCTCCAGCTCGGCGAGGGCACGGTCAAGGTCCACATGGCGGCGCTCCTGCGCAGCCTCGGGGTGCAGAACCGGGCCGCGGCGGCGGTGGTCGGGGCACGGCTCCTGGCCGATTGA
- a CDS encoding extracellular solute-binding protein, producing MILALPGLAACPAPAAAADRTRLVAYTALEIEQLDPIRRAIEAAVPDVEIAWLRASTGIVTDRVLAERDAPQADLLLGIAATSLLQFEAAGLLDPYRPAGVEALRPFFRDPIPPYSWTGMDAYLGVICFNVEVAARHRITRPSFWRDLLGPALAGRIVMPNPATSGTGYLLVAGWLQSLGEEAGWAYMDALHGNVAAYLPGGSAPCREAASGAAAVGLSFDMRAAAEKASGAPIDIVVPVDGTGWEAEAFAVVAGRPHLALARRVADWAASREASALYARSFAIVAHPGIARPGPHYPPHAEARMIRSDLEWMARNRTRILAEWRRRYGAKVRER from the coding sequence TTGATCCTCGCGCTCCCGGGCCTCGCCGCCTGTCCGGCGCCGGCCGCGGCGGCGGACCGCACCCGGCTCGTCGCCTACACGGCCCTCGAGATCGAGCAGCTCGACCCGATCCGTCGGGCGATCGAGGCGGCGGTGCCGGACGTCGAGATCGCCTGGCTGCGGGCCTCGACCGGCATCGTCACCGATCGGGTCCTCGCCGAGCGGGACGCGCCGCAGGCCGACCTCCTCCTCGGGATCGCCGCCACCAGCCTGCTGCAATTCGAGGCGGCGGGCCTCCTCGATCCCTACCGCCCCGCGGGCGTCGAGGCGCTGCGGCCGTTCTTCCGCGACCCGATCCCGCCCTACAGCTGGACCGGGATGGACGCCTATCTGGGGGTGATCTGCTTCAACGTCGAGGTCGCGGCCCGCCACCGGATCACCCGCCCGAGCTTCTGGCGCGACCTCCTCGGCCCCGCCCTCGCGGGGCGGATCGTCATGCCGAACCCGGCCACCTCCGGCACCGGCTACCTCCTCGTCGCGGGCTGGCTGCAGAGCCTCGGGGAGGAGGCGGGCTGGGCCTACATGGACGCGCTCCACGGGAACGTCGCCGCCTACCTGCCCGGCGGCTCGGCCCCGTGCCGGGAGGCCGCGTCGGGGGCCGCCGCCGTCGGCCTCTCCTTCGACATGCGGGCCGCGGCCGAGAAGGCGTCGGGCGCGCCCATCGACATCGTGGTACCGGTCGACGGCACCGGCTGGGAGGCGGAGGCCTTCGCGGTCGTCGCCGGCCGGCCCCATCTCGCGCTCGCCCGGCGGGTGGCGGACTGGGCGGCGAGCCGCGAAGCCAGCGCCCTCTACGCCCGCAGCTTCGCCATCGTGGCCCATCCCGGCATTGCCCGCCCGGGCCCGCACTACCCGCCCCATGCCGAGGCGCGGATGATCCGCAGCGACCTCGAGTGGATGGCCCGCAACCGGACCCGCATCCTGGCCGAGTGGCGCCGCCGCTACGGCGCCAAGGTCCGCGAGCGCTGA
- a CDS encoding alginate O-acetyltransferase AlgX-related protein, whose amino-acid sequence MYHAGKDGWLFLTGGTNEVADQYRRVRSMDRVLRGWRRQILRRIRRARSFGARYLHLVVPEKLSVYEDRFDGLTLDPRLAPVRRLGTLMRWSWPGRRAWIDLLGPMRAARTERDLHYRTDTHWNIHGCLLAYRLVCRACGARPRVDFLDRPFHEFEAVLDIGNKLADPPLETVHNYQLFRDAERVGGGRLIDAFTAAGRLGELHSGAHAVYRNRSPDADPRILVLFGDSCANFAGNGLTAMLAETFREVHFIWSSNIDWTYVERILPDIVLCEQVERFLPRVPEDDFDLASCEAERLAALAAAA is encoded by the coding sequence ATGTATCACGCGGGCAAGGACGGCTGGCTCTTCCTCACCGGGGGCACCAACGAGGTCGCGGACCAGTACCGGCGGGTCCGCTCGATGGACCGGGTCCTGCGCGGGTGGCGCCGGCAGATCCTGCGGCGCATCCGCCGCGCCCGGAGCTTCGGCGCCCGCTACCTCCACCTCGTGGTGCCCGAGAAGCTGAGCGTCTACGAGGACCGTTTCGACGGCCTGACCCTCGACCCGCGCCTCGCGCCGGTCCGCCGCCTCGGCACCCTGATGCGCTGGTCCTGGCCGGGCCGGCGGGCCTGGATCGACCTCCTCGGGCCGATGCGGGCGGCGAGGACCGAGCGCGACCTGCATTACCGCACCGACACGCACTGGAACATCCACGGCTGCCTGCTCGCCTACCGGCTGGTCTGCCGGGCCTGCGGGGCGCGCCCGCGCGTCGATTTCCTGGACCGGCCGTTCCACGAATTCGAGGCCGTGCTCGACATCGGCAACAAGCTCGCCGACCCGCCCCTCGAGACCGTGCACAACTACCAGCTCTTCCGCGATGCCGAGCGGGTCGGGGGAGGGCGCCTCATCGACGCCTTCACCGCCGCCGGCCGCCTCGGCGAGCTGCATAGCGGTGCCCACGCGGTCTACCGCAACCGCTCCCCCGACGCCGATCCCCGCATCCTGGTGCTGTTCGGCGATTCCTGCGCCAACTTCGCCGGGAACGGCCTGACCGCGATGCTGGCCGAGACCTTTCGCGAGGTCCACTTCATCTGGTCGTCGAACATCGACTGGACCTATGTCGAGCGCATCCTGCCCGACATCGTGCTCTGCGAGCAGGTCGAGCGCTTCCTGCCGCGGGTGCCGGAGGACGATTTCGACCTGGCTTCCTGCGAGGCGGAGCGGCTGGCGGCGTTGGCGGCGGCGGCGTAG
- a CDS encoding PIN domain-containing protein, with product MKAALTILDTNLMVLLIVGLASQEYILRHKRTQSYTVEDFLLLQDILARAPSVITIPHVLAETSNLVRQFAEPGRTRLCAVSQNFVVDCVETTVASKAAAGRPEFRFLGLTDAALLEAQNDTSVLLTDDLDLYVASVSAGRQAINFSHLRAR from the coding sequence TTGAAGGCTGCGCTCACCATCCTCGACACCAACCTCATGGTGCTGTTGATCGTCGGTCTGGCGTCGCAGGAATACATTCTGCGGCATAAACGGACACAGTCCTACACGGTCGAGGATTTCCTGCTGCTGCAAGATATCCTGGCAAGAGCGCCATCTGTCATCACCATTCCACACGTCCTCGCCGAGACCTCCAACCTTGTTCGTCAATTCGCCGAGCCGGGTCGCACGCGCCTCTGCGCGGTCTCGCAAAACTTCGTTGTCGATTGCGTAGAGACAACGGTTGCGAGCAAGGCAGCGGCGGGGCGGCCCGAGTTTCGCTTCCTCGGATTGACCGACGCGGCTCTTCTGGAGGCGCAGAACGATACGTCGGTTCTGCTGACCGACGACCTCGACCTCTACGTGGCGAGCGTGAGTGCCGGTCGGCAGGCCATCAATTTTTCCCATCTGCGCGCCCGCTGA
- a CDS encoding MATE family efflux transporter: MDARTHRLLHAPIGPTLLRLAAPNVVVMLVQALVGLIETAFVAGLGTDALAGMALVFPVLMLVQMISAGAMGGGILSAVARSLGAGRRAEADRLPWYAAAIGLVLGLLTTVLELAFGPALYRAMGGEGASLQAAATYGGVVFCGATLVWLFNALAAVIRGTGNMALPAIVTSIGAAVLVPLSPALIYGFGPVPGLGIVGGGVAVLAYYAAGTAVFVHHIWTGRGLLRPGSRPPRLALAPLRDILRIGAVSSIVSATTNITIAAATAFAGEAGPAAVAGYGTGARLEYLLVPLVFGLGAPIGAMVGTCIGAGDRARALRVAWTGALIAGGLTEAIGLAAALWPLPFLGLFGHDPQMLGVGSRYLHLVGPFYGFAGIGLALYFASQGAGRVGWPLVAGLSRMAVSIGGGFLALRLGYGLDGVFLALGLGLAALGLINAGAVAAGAWFRGERAATPVLAAAGGE, encoded by the coding sequence ATGGATGCGCGCACCCACCGCCTGCTCCATGCCCCGATCGGCCCGACGCTGCTGCGCCTCGCCGCGCCCAACGTCGTCGTCATGCTGGTCCAGGCCCTGGTCGGGCTGATCGAGACCGCCTTCGTCGCCGGGCTCGGCACCGATGCCCTCGCCGGCATGGCGCTGGTCTTTCCCGTGCTGATGCTGGTGCAGATGATCTCCGCCGGCGCCATGGGCGGCGGCATCCTGTCGGCGGTGGCGCGCAGCCTCGGGGCCGGCCGGCGCGCGGAGGCCGACCGGCTGCCGTGGTATGCCGCCGCCATCGGCCTGGTCCTCGGCCTCCTCACCACCGTGCTCGAACTCGCCTTCGGGCCGGCCCTCTACCGGGCGATGGGGGGCGAGGGCGCCTCGCTCCAGGCGGCCGCCACCTATGGCGGGGTGGTCTTCTGCGGCGCGACGCTGGTCTGGCTGTTCAACGCGCTGGCCGCCGTCATCCGCGGCACCGGCAACATGGCCCTGCCGGCGATCGTGACCAGTATCGGGGCCGCCGTGCTGGTGCCGCTCTCGCCGGCCCTGATCTATGGGTTCGGGCCGGTTCCGGGCCTCGGCATCGTCGGCGGCGGCGTCGCGGTGCTGGCCTACTACGCCGCCGGCACGGCGGTGTTCGTCCATCACATCTGGACGGGGCGCGGCCTCCTGCGGCCCGGCTCCCGCCCGCCGCGCCTCGCTCTGGCGCCCTTGCGCGACATCCTGCGGATCGGCGCCGTCTCGTCGATCGTCAGCGCCACCACCAACATCACCATCGCCGCCGCCACCGCCTTCGCGGGGGAGGCCGGTCCGGCGGCGGTCGCGGGCTACGGCACGGGCGCGCGGCTCGAATACCTGCTGGTGCCCCTCGTCTTCGGCCTCGGCGCGCCGATCGGCGCGATGGTCGGGACCTGCATCGGCGCCGGCGACCGGGCCCGGGCGCTCCGGGTGGCCTGGACCGGGGCACTGATCGCCGGCGGGCTGACGGAAGCGATCGGGCTTGCCGCCGCCTTGTGGCCGCTGCCGTTCCTCGGGCTGTTCGGGCACGATCCGCAGATGCTCGGCGTCGGCAGCCGCTACCTCCACCTCGTCGGGCCGTTCTACGGATTCGCCGGGATCGGGCTCGCCCTCTACTTCGCCTCGCAAGGCGCCGGCCGGGTCGGCTGGCCGCTGGTGGCGGGGCTGTCCCGCATGGCGGTCTCGATCGGCGGCGGTTTCCTGGCGTTGCGCCTCGGCTACGGGCTCGACGGGGTCTTCCTGGCGCTCGGCCTCGGTCTCGCTGCGCTCGGGCTCATCAATGCCGGCGCGGTCGCCGCCGGTGCGTGGTTTCGCGGGGAGCGGGCGGCGACGCCGGTCCTCGCGGCAGCGGGAGGGGAATAG
- a CDS encoding MaoC family dehydratase, translated as MTRALYLEDLAPGQVYGSGEATVTEADIVRFAGEFDPQPFHLDAGRAASTFFGGLAASGWHTASLTMRLLVDSELRLAGGIIGAGMDELRWPKPLRPGDTIRLESEVIELRPSRSRPSQGLAKVRTTTLNQHGEPVQVLVANLLVVRRPEG; from the coding sequence ATGACGCGGGCGCTGTATCTCGAGGATCTGGCGCCGGGCCAGGTCTACGGCTCGGGCGAGGCCACGGTGACCGAGGCCGACATCGTCCGCTTCGCCGGAGAATTCGACCCGCAGCCCTTCCACCTCGACGCCGGGCGGGCCGCCTCGACCTTCTTCGGCGGCCTCGCGGCGAGCGGCTGGCACACCGCGTCCCTGACCATGCGGCTCCTCGTCGACAGCGAGCTGCGGCTCGCCGGCGGCATCATCGGGGCGGGCATGGACGAGCTGCGCTGGCCCAAACCCCTGCGCCCCGGCGACACGATCCGGCTGGAAAGCGAGGTGATCGAGCTGCGCCCCTCCCGCTCGCGGCCGAGCCAGGGCCTCGCCAAGGTCCGCACCACGACGCTGAACCAGCATGGCGAGCCGGTGCAGGTCCTGGTGGCGAACCTGCTGGTGGTGCGGCGGCCGGAGGGGTGA
- a CDS encoding sugar O-acetyltransferase: MTGQKQKMLAGELYVADDPELIADNRRISEWMDRYNAGNSLSQPERQALMAEAFARVGEGCNIRPPFWCDYGYNISLGRGVFLNFNCCILDVVQVTIGDMTQIGPGVQILTADHPRDPVQRRQMLEFGRPIAIGANVWIGGGAMILPGVTIGDDAIIGAGSVVTRDVPAGGVAVGNPARVRVAG; the protein is encoded by the coding sequence ATGACGGGCCAGAAGCAAAAGATGCTCGCCGGCGAGCTCTACGTCGCCGACGATCCGGAGCTGATCGCCGACAACCGGCGCATCTCGGAATGGATGGACCGCTACAACGCCGGCAACAGCCTGAGCCAGCCGGAGCGGCAGGCGCTGATGGCGGAGGCCTTCGCCCGGGTCGGCGAGGGCTGCAACATCCGGCCGCCGTTCTGGTGCGATTACGGCTACAACATCAGCCTCGGCCGCGGCGTGTTCCTCAACTTCAACTGCTGCATCCTCGACGTGGTCCAGGTGACCATCGGCGACATGACGCAGATCGGGCCGGGCGTGCAGATCCTCACCGCCGACCACCCGCGCGATCCGGTTCAGCGGAGACAGATGCTGGAATTCGGCCGGCCGATCGCGATCGGGGCCAATGTCTGGATCGGCGGCGGGGCGATGATCCTGCCGGGCGTGACGATCGGCGACGACGCGATCATCGGGGCGGGCAGCGTCGTGACCCGCGACGTGCCGGCGGGGGGTGTCGCGGTGGGGAACCCGGCGCGGGTGCGGGTGGCGGGGTGA